The Leptospira andrefontaineae genome has a segment encoding these proteins:
- a CDS encoding BrnT family toxin, with amino-acid sequence MSSIDFEWDSAKNSSNKKKHGISFEEAKSVFYDENARIINDPDHSDKEERFIILGFSHKLNLLMVSHCYRSSKDTIRIISARKATKSESKQYEAFL; translated from the coding sequence ATGTCGTCAATCGACTTCGAATGGGATTCCGCTAAAAACTCTTCTAATAAAAAGAAACATGGCATTTCTTTTGAAGAAGCAAAATCAGTATTTTACGATGAAAATGCTAGGATTATTAATGATCCTGATCATTCTGATAAAGAAGAAAGATTTATCATTCTTGGATTTAGTCATAAACTGAATTTACTTATGGTTTCCCATTGCTACAGATCTTCAAAAGACACCATTCGAATTATTTCTGCACGAAAAGCTACTAAATCTGAATCTAAACAATACGAGGCATTTTTATGA